The genomic window CCCGGATTTGCCGGTCCCGCCGGTGGTGATGGTGACGTCCGGCGGCAGGGCCCCGGCAACATCAGCATCGTCCAGCGCCGCCATCCACTCTTGGTACGAGTCGCCGATCCTGCGCTGGCCACCGGGGGTTCCGCCCAATTGGGAAATGACGGCATCCAGCTGCGGACCGAACGCGTCGCGTACCTGTCCTGCTGCCGGTTCACCAGAGGTCACCACTTCCGAGCCGGTCAGTACGACGGCGACCCTCGGCTTGCGCTGTACGTGGAGGTAATCGTGGCCTGCTACGGCGGCCAGAGCAATGTGGGCCGGATTAAGGAGTGTGCCGGCGGGAATGAGGACGTCGCCGGCTCCGGCTTCTTCCCCGGCTCCCCTGATGTGCCGGCCGGGGAGTGTGTCCTCTGGCCTGGCATCATGGGCGAGGAAGAGCCGGCCGTCCTCGGCGACTGTTCCGCTTTCCTTCCGCAGGACTGCTGTGGCACCCGCAGGGACCAGTCCGCCGGTGGCAATGGTGCTGGCTTCGCCCGGCGCAAGCGGGAGCCCCGCCGTCGTCAATTTCCACGGGCCAAAGCTGCCGGTTTCGGCGCCGCTGCCATTGACAGCCCAGCCGTCCATTGCCGATGACGCGTAGTGCGGAAGGTCCCGCGGGGCAGTGACTGCGCGGGTCAGGGTGTGCCCGATTGCTTCGCGGAGGGAGACTTTGGACGGGTTCAGCGGTCCGGCGCAGTGGTACGCCAGCTCCCGGGCTTCAGCCCAGGTGGCTGCGTGCCGCACTGAAACGGCAGGGCCGGCGGCTTCTTGGGTAAGCATGGATCGTTCGCTCCCTGGAATGAGGTTAAGTGCAGATACCGGGGACTGCACGGCCTTCCCGTAATGCTTGCCGCGCAGTCCCCGGTATCGGTTGATGCGTACTGAGCCGGTGGTGTACTACGCCTTGACGTAGCCGTTGGGGTTCAGGACGAACTTGGTTGCCGCTCCGGCGTCGAACTCTGCGTAACCGCGGGGAGCGTCCTCGAGCGGGATTGCCTGGGCGTTTACTGCCTTGGCGATCTGGACCTTGTCATGAAGGATGGCCATCATCAACTGACGGTTGTACTTCATGACCGGGCACTGGCCGGTGGTGAAGGACAGGGACTTGGCCCAGCCGGTACCCAGGGAGAGCGAGAGCGAACCGTGCTTGGCTGCGTCGTCGATTCCACCCGGGTCTCCGGTGACGTAGAGGCCCGGGATGCCCAGGGATCCGCCGGCCGCAGTGATGTCCATGAGGGAGTTCAGCACGGTGGCGGGAGCTTCGTGGGAGGCATCCTTGCCGTGGCCGCGGGCTTCGAAGCCCACAGCGTCAACGCCGCAGTCCACTTCCGGAACGCCGAGGATCTGTGCGATTTGTT from Arthrobacter sp. StoSoilB20 includes these protein-coding regions:
- a CDS encoding molybdopterin molybdotransferase MoeA, yielding MLTQEAAGPAVSVRHAATWAEARELAYHCAGPLNPSKVSLREAIGHTLTRAVTAPRDLPHYASSAMDGWAVNGSGAETGSFGPWKLTTAGLPLAPGEASTIATGGLVPAGATAVLRKESGTVAEDGRLFLAHDARPEDTLPGRHIRGAGEEAGAGDVLIPAGTLLNPAHIALAAVAGHDYLHVQRKPRVAVVLTGSEVVTSGEPAAGQVRDAFGPQLDAVISQLGGTPGGQRRIGDSYQEWMAALDDADVAGALPPDVTITTGGTGKSGTDHFRDAVAALGGRILLDGIDMRPGHPAVLAVLPDGRFIIGLPGNPLAAMMALMTLGEPLLAALGDRPIPSASLMTSGADVDPVPGKTRLIPCSVIHDVVFPASHTASGMMRGLAGADGYMAVPPEGVAAGAPVPVLPLPWK